The Candidatus Woesearchaeota archaeon genome includes the window AAAACCGATTTAAAATTGGAACGCCTCGTATTGAGGTAATCAATTACCAACTATAAGAATACAATAAAAGTATTATAGAGGTTTAACGACTAGTGAGTATGTATGTAAACAGATCTCACCATGAAATATCGGAATGTATTATGAGTACATTATGAGATAGTCTAAACTGCAAATATAAATAATTAAATTGCAGAGTCTAGGATAAAGAACCTAGAGTAAATACAAATGAGTGGTAAATCAACTGCAGCTAGAAATTTAAATCCAGAAGAAACATTTATTATAAATGTAGCAAGGAAAGCGTTACCTTTCAAAGGATTTAAAAAAAATTATAAACAAGTAACACAAGATCCAAAAACTAAAGAATTTCAAGGAAATTTATATAATACAAGTAATGTAGATCAAATTGGTAAAATTCTTAAGATTGTGGACAAAACAATGCCCAATATAAAGAATATATTGATAGATGATAGTCAGTATTTAATGTCCTTTGAAGCAATGGATCGATCATTTGAAAAGGGCTACGATAAATTTACTCAGATTGCTTTTCACTTTTATTCAGTCCTAAAAGAGGCTATGAATATGAGAGATGATTTGAAAATCTTTATTTTAACACACAGTGAAAATGAGGGAGACGTTATAAACCCTTCTTATAAGATTAAAACTGTGGGCAAAATGATTGATAATATGATTACTGTAGAAGGATTGTTTACTTATGTCCTATTTACAACAAGAATGAAGAATGAAGAAGATGTAATGGAATATAAATTTATCACACAATCAGATGGGACTAGTACAGCAAAGACTCCTATGGGATGTTTTGATGAATTGTATATTGATAATGATTTAAAGATAGTATTTGAAGGAATTGATAAATATAATGAAGGATAATGATTAGACAATTTTCAGTTACGTTTGAATTTGATGATGAAAAGAAAACAGCCTCTAAATTAGCAGTTTTTCAAGATGGAGTAGAACAAAAGAAAACTACTACAAGCAAAAAATCTAAAGAGGTTGTTATAGAAGATGAAGCATTCGTTACATTAGAATCTAATAAATTAGTACTTAATAATAAAGCTGCTTTAGATCTTGGAGCTGAATATCAAGATAGAGTTGCAGTTAAGTATGAAAAAGTAAAAAATGAACCTGTTCCCTTTCCAATTATTGGGAAAGATCTAAATTTTGATGAAGAGGGTTCTGGTAACAAGGTTACTAAAAGTAATACAGTATCTTATAGAGGCAATGCTAATGCAATTTTAGCTAAATATGGGGAAGAATTTAAATTAGAACCTTATATTACAACAGCATTTCCAGAAGGTATTTTTAAATTAGTATCTAATCAAGAAAATTCTGAAATAGATACTTATAAAAGTATTGTAGATTCTGTAGAAAAAGAAGAAGATAATATTAATCTTTTGTCAGATGATGAAGGAGAAAACATAGAAGAAATGACATTTAAACTTTAAAAAAATAATAATATATGAGCGGTTTTAGTTTTGACGCAACAGCGGGAGCATCACAGAGTACAGTTAAACCTCGTTTAGAAGGTAATGCTATTTATACAGTTAAATTAGATAGCTGTGAAATAGAAGATATTCAAGGAGTAAAAGATCCTTCTGCTGTTTATAAAGTACTTAAAATTAAATTTTCTAATGAAGACGGTGCTTTTGAGAATACTGTATTTGAACCAAGAGAAGAAGATTTTAATAGGGGAGAATCTAAATTTACCAATAAAAATGGAAATGAAGAAAAAATACCTCAACCTTCAAATGTAGAATCTATGATGTTGCTATTTAAGCATATGATTGATGCTTTTGCACCTACAGTAGGTAAAGAAATTGATGAAGGTAAAAAACAAATAGCTGCCCCAGATTGGGATAAACTTCGAGTAGTAGTTAAAAAGATTTTAGATACTGGTAAAGACAGTGAATCTAAAATAAAATTAATAAAAACTAAAAGTGGAGAAGCAAGATTTCCTGGATTCTTTGCAGCAATTAATAGAGAAGGAACTGTATATGTACGTAATAATTTTATAGGAACTAAAGTAGCTTTTACTCCTTATGAATTAACTAGAATACAAAAAGAAAAAGAAGCTGTTCCTACTAATACTGAAGAATTAGTAAATAAACCAGAAGTAGAAGGAAAAGAAAGTGATTTAGATTTAGATTTTAATCTTTAAATAAACCTTAGTAATAGACATGTATAAATTAAATATAGGTCTAAAAATTACTAAGGAACTTTTATTATCTAAACATTCACAAGAAACTTATATGGAGCATTACTTAGGAGTCCCTGTTAAAAAGGGACTTTTTTGTAGCCCTCCATTTATAAGAATTGATAAACAACCTACTTGTGCTTTTTATAAAAATAAAAGAGGGGTTCTGAAATTTAAAGATTTTGCTGGACCTAATTTTGATTTTGTTGGTGCTGTACAATATATAAACAACTGTTCTTATTATAAAGCTCTAAAAATAATAGCAAATGATTTTGGTTTTATAGAGATTTCTAGTATGCCAAAAAATCTTCCTAAAATTAAATATTCTAATAAAGTCTTAAAAATTACTGAAAAAGCTAAAATTCAAGTAGAAATAAAAGACTTTAGTGTAAAGGAATTAGAATGGTGGTGGAGTTTTGGAATATCAAAAAATACTCTTAAAAAATTTAAAGTTTTTTCCATTAAGTCTGTGTTTTTAAATGGGCATTATCATACAAGCTCTTCAGATCAAACTCCTATTTATGGATATTATGGAGGATTAAATTCTGATGATAATGAATTGTGGAGGCTATATATGCCAACAAAAAGGAAATTTAGATTTCTTAGTAATTGGTCAGCTACTACAATACAAGGAGCTAGACAACTTCCAAAATTTGGAGATATTTTAGTAATTACTAAATCTATGAAAGATGTAATGTCTTTATATGAACATGGTATTATAGCAGTTGCCCCAAATTCTGAAAATCTATTTTTAACGCAAGCTCAGTATAAAAGAGTAAAGAATATCTTTAATGATGTATATTTACTTTATGATAGAGATTTAGCAGGGATAAGAGGAGCTAAGAAAATAAGAGAAAACTTCCCTGATATAAAGATTCTTTTAGTTCCTAAAACTAAAGATTTCTCAGATTTTGTTAAAAAATATGGATCCTTAAAAACACTTAATATAATAGAAGAATGGAAGAACCGCAGAAAAAACCAAAAAGAAAACGCTCAGGAGCATACAGTAAAAACAAAGGAAATGCTTATGAAAGATTAGTAGTTAATGAATTAAAACAATTAACTGGTAATGATAATATTGCTACAAGTAGATCAGCTAGTAAAAAATTAGATAATATGAAAATAGATATATATGATGAAGATGGAATTCTTCCTTGCTATTTTCAACTTAAAAAAACAAAAATACTGCCACAAGTTAAGAAAATTAATAAAGAGGTAGGAAAAGTAGATAAACCATTGTGTATATTATGAAATGCTCAAGAGCAGAAAGAAGGTAATACTAATATTACCTCTGCTGGAGAATTTGCAATAGTAAACAAAGAGTTTTTCTATACTTTATTAGAGTGTTATTTAAAAGAAAATTAATATGAGGAAATTAAATGTATTTTTAGATATTGATGATGTTATTTTTGACTTTCAAAAAGCATATGCTACAAAGTTTAATACAAAACAGCAAAAATCTTGGTCAAAATCTAAGTTAATGTCTAGAAGATTAAACATTTTATCAAATGATAAGGATTTTTGGATTGCCTTACCTGTAAAAAATAAACCAAATTTTTTGCCAAAGGGTTTTGTTAGTGCTAGAGGTATTTATAAAACTTGGACAGTAGAATCATTAAAAAGAAATAAAATACCAGGAAGAAGTAGAATTTTTCAAGTACCTTGGGGAAAAAGTAAATTAGAAGTATTAAAAGAGTTAAATTGTGACATTTTTGTTGATGATAAAGTTGAAACTTTTAAAGAATTAAATAAAAATGGAGTATTTTGTTTATTAATGGATGCTTCTCACAATCAAAAAGTAAAAACAAAATATAGGGTTTATGACCTTGATATTGAAAAAATAATGGAGAAATATGATAGTTTATGTAGTAACTGATGCAGAATTCGGAGAAACTTATGGAATATATAAAAGTATGAAGGGACTTATAAATTTTTTTATTCCAAAGAAGGTTAGAGAAGAACATTATGATGAATATGGAGTTATAAAAGAATCTTCTAGATTTTTTAATATGGATTTTAATGATTTAAAAGAATGGGCACAAACTCATCATTTTATTATAAATAGAAAAATTCTAGAAGAATAATGGCAGAAATTAGAATAATACCTGAGAGCATTGAACTAATTAAAATGTCAGATGAAGCCTATTTTTCAGATGCTTATAAAGATTATATTTCTAATTCTCGTTTAGGTTTAATAGACCCAAATAATGGAGGTTCAATAGAAAAATTTGAGTCAGGATTTAAAGGAGATTATTCTGCTTCCTATGAATTAGGATCTGCTGTACATTGTATGTTATTACAAAAGGGAGAATTTTTTATTTCTGATTTATGTAAACCTAATGGTAAATTAGGAGAATTTTTAAATTCTTTATCATTAATAAGAAAAACAGGAGAAAAGTTAGAAGAATCTATAAAGGAAGCTTCTGTTAAAGCAAATTATTATGCAGCTAATTTTTCTAAAACTCGGCTAAAAAATGCTGTAGAGAAAGGATTGTCTTTTTATCTAAAAAGGTATAAAGAAAAAGAAGAAGAAGGAAAAATTTATTTATCTGAGAATTCTTTAGAAAAATATACTGGATGTATTAATTCTGTTGAAAATAATAATGAAATAGTACAAGCTTTGTCTCCTGAAGAATTGTTTACCCCTGTAGAGGTTTTTAATGAATATGCAGTACTTTGTACTCTTGAAGTTACAGATGATGAAGGAAATATAGTATATTTAAAATTCAAAGGAAAATTTGATAATTTCACTATTAATCATGATAGTAAAGAAATCACTTTAAATGATCTAAAAACTACAGGAAGGTCTATAAATTACTTTATGAATAATGGATCCTTTGAGAAGTACAATTATGGCAGACAAATAGGAGTATATAGCTGGTTATTACAAATGGCGTTAACAGTTTTAAGACCTGAGTTAACAGGATATACTTATAAAGCAGCTATAGCCGCGGTAGAAACCTTTCCTAATTATCAAAGTACTTATTTTAGAATAACTAATAAAGATATAAAAAAAGGATTAAGAGAAGCCAAAACTTTAATATTATATGTAGCAAAATGGAAACTAATAACTTAACTTACGAAGAAAAGAAAAATCTTTATACAAAAACATTTTCTATTGGGAATTTTCACAAAACATCCTCTATTGATGAAAAGATGGTGTTGTTATCTTTGGTTTCCTTAGTCTATCTTAAAACAAAAGAGAAAAAAAGAGATATTATTCCCTTAGATATATTAATTCAAATAACACAAGGCACAAAAGATGACTCTGCCTTTTATAACATGTTAGAAAGTCTTTCTATTCTTGTAGAAGATTTTTGTTATGAAACAGAAGTTGCTAGTTCTTGTGGACTTAAAAATTCTAAGGAAATTATTCATAAAATTAAAGAAATATTAAATTCATGGATACCTTTTTAAAAGAAGCTTATTATATACCAGATGAATGGTTGGACGATGATGATATAGAACCTGCAGAAAAACCAGCAAAAATTGATGTATGGGTAGAAGAATCTGGTTATATAAGACCTTCACCTAATTTAAGTATTGCTCCAAAGCTAGTACCAAATTTATATACTATCAGTGCTGATAGAATGGGATATTTTTGTCAAAGACTAAATATAGTTTCTGATGAATTATTTGTTTTACCTAATAATATAATAGCTTCATTAATAGATGAAATTAATTTATTTTGGGAAAAGAAAGATTTATACAAAGAACATAATCTTATTCATAAAAGAGGAATTTTATTAGAAGGATTCCCAGGAACTGGTAAATCTTCTATAATATCTTTATTATCAAAAGAATTAATTAGTAGAGGAGGTATAATTTTTAAAGTAACTAACCAGAAAAATTTAATAGATTATGTTAATTTTTTAAGGTTTAGTTTCAGAGAAATAGAAAAAGATACTCCTATAATTACTATTATAGAAGATATTGATAAATATGAGGATGAAGAAACTCTATTAGATTTTTTAGATGGAAAATCAAGTATAGGACATCATGTTGTTATTGCTACAAGTAATAACACTTCTGATATTGCTAATACATTTTTAAGACCATCTAGATTAGATTTACATATAGAAATTCCTCTTCCAGATAAAGAAGTTAGAAAACAGTATTTTATTCATAAAAAAGTAGATGAAGGAGATATTGATTCTCTAGTAAATGTATCAGATGGAATGTCTTTAGCGGATTTAAAAGAAATTTATACATGTATAACTTTCTTAAACTATTCTATTAAAGATGCAGTTGATAAAATTAAAAATCCTTCTAAGAAAAAGAATTATACAATTAAAAGGAACTTTAATAAAAAAATTGGTGTTTAACATTTTTTAACACATGATTAGGAAATAGTTTAAAAAATAATGATTATATTTGCATAAGAATTTAGATAATATACTTTTAGATAAAAAATAATAATAAAATTAAAATGACAATGACAATGAAAACAGTAGAAGCACAAGGTTACAGCAAACAAAAAGCAGTTGAAGAAGCAGGATTAGACATAGAATTAGAAATGTTGAAAAATGCAACACTATCATGGAAAAAAGCAGGTTCTCCTATGAATTCAAAAGAACTTAATGCTTTTATGGACTCTTATATTAAGGGTAAAAAAGCTGTGGGTGCTTATTTGGTAGTAGAGCCATCTTCGGATGATACTCGTACTCGTCCTTATAAAGTTATTAATGAAGTAACTAATGGTAAACGAAAAGCTAAAACTTTTTATCAAATTAAAGAGTCAGAATTTAAAGCAAAAACCAGTGTTAGTAAAAATGACGAAGGTGAAGATGTAGAAAATACTGAAGTATCAGTTATTAGTGTAGGCGCAGTTGAAGGACGTGCAGAACGCAAAGAAGCTGCCATGAAATTAATGAAAGAATTGATTGAAGAAAATAAAAAAGATTATATTATTGAAATCGTTCGAGAAGTTGTTGAAGGACAAAAATATGCTGGCTATGGTCAATATACTCCTTCAAAATCAGCTAAAAAAGGTAAATTTATCTTTTTTGTTGCAGAGTAATAAAGTTTAATGTTTCTCAAACATTCGTCGACTAACAGACGTTAAATATATCCAAAAAAGTTAATTAATTAACTTTTAAAAATAAATTTATATAATTAGATTTTAGGTCGGTAGTTAATTCTATCGACCT containing:
- a CDS encoding toprim domain-containing protein, with the protein product MYKLNIGLKITKELLLSKHSQETYMEHYLGVPVKKGLFCSPPFIRIDKQPTCAFYKNKRGVLKFKDFAGPNFDFVGAVQYINNCSYYKALKIIANDFGFIEISSMPKNLPKIKYSNKVLKITEKAKIQVEIKDFSVKELEWWWSFGISKNTLKKFKVFSIKSVFLNGHYHTSSSDQTPIYGYYGGLNSDDNELWRLYMPTKRKFRFLSNWSATTIQGARQLPKFGDILVITKSMKDVMSLYEHGIIAVAPNSENLFLTQAQYKRVKNIFNDVYLLYDRDLAGIRGAKKIRENFPDIKILLVPKTKDFSDFVKKYGSLKTLNIIEEWKNRRKNQKENAQEHTVKTKEMLMKD
- a CDS encoding ATP-binding protein, with translation MSGKSTAARNLNPEETFIINVARKALPFKGFKKNYKQVTQDPKTKEFQGNLYNTSNVDQIGKILKIVDKTMPNIKNILIDDSQYLMSFEAMDRSFEKGYDKFTQIAFHFYSVLKEAMNMRDDLKIFILTHSENEGDVINPSYKIKTVGKMIDNMITVEGLFTYVLFTTRMKNEEDVMEYKFITQSDGTSTAKTPMGCFDELYIDNDLKIVFEGIDKYNEG
- a CDS encoding ATP-binding protein; this translates as MDTFLKEAYYIPDEWLDDDDIEPAEKPAKIDVWVEESGYIRPSPNLSIAPKLVPNLYTISADRMGYFCQRLNIVSDELFVLPNNIIASLIDEINLFWEKKDLYKEHNLIHKRGILLEGFPGTGKSSIISLLSKELISRGGIIFKVTNQKNLIDYVNFLRFSFREIEKDTPIITIIEDIDKYEDEETLLDFLDGKSSIGHHVVIATSNNTSDIANTFLRPSRLDLHIEIPLPDKEVRKQYFIHKKVDEGDIDSLVNVSDGMSLADLKEIYTCITFLNYSIKDAVDKIKNPSKKKNYTIKRNFNKKIGV